The Pyrodictium delaneyi genome contains a region encoding:
- a CDS encoding V4R domain-containing protein codes for MSLEAGAKTTYDIKVLTENAILIDRDVIVDIYTGFEKVLRFVGGLLYTASKRAGKLTAERLEKKGILNRENALDLLFWSFTAAGYADRVEIVDVKMGKKDTEVELRLIGTLLGSRLKGRKRPVDQPLAGYIAGWLEHVYGHRVDARETKCAAKGDDSCIFNVKIHGRVGELAKAVGRIYKRTEHTHSLIG; via the coding sequence TGATATCAAAGTATTAACCGAGAACGCTATACTGATAGACCGTGACGTCATTGTCGACATATACACCGGTTTTGAGAAAGTCTTACGGTTCGTTGGTGGCCTCCTCTACACAGCTTCAAAGAGAGCCGGCAAGTTAACTGCTGAGAGACTGGAAAAGAAGGGGATCCTCAATAGGGAGAATGCTCTAGATCTACTCTTTTGGAGCTTTACTGCAGCTGGCTATGCTGACCGGGTTGAGATAGTAGACGTTAAGATGGGTAAGAAGGATACTGAGGTGGAGCTCCGGCTTATAGGCACGCTGCTCGGGTCTAGATTGAAGGGCCGGAAGAGGCCGGTTGACCAGCCCCTAGCGGGCTATATAGCTGGTTGGCTCGAACATGTCTACGGTCATAGAGTTGATGCACGTGAAACTAAGTGTGCAGCTAAGGGCGACGACAGTTGTATCTTTAACGTAAAGATACACGGGAGAGTTGGCGAGCTAGCGAAAGCTGTTGGCCGGATATACAAACGAACCGAGCATACACATTCCCTTATAGGTTGA
- a CDS encoding MBL fold metallo-hydrolase — MYIVFLGTGGSGAPPGRAENCILVDNGEVRILLDAGPGCGQKLQEAGYSVCEIDYVYITHLHIDHWSGLFDIAVYAAAEQCKPPRIVAASPVAGEALGTLLPRLPRVYRESCSSLIGVEPRGRWSPGATLEIEPVEGQHSITSYGAIVYEDGKPLLYYSGDTAPTKAVEEAVKRVALAAVETTIPSNLAEVARESGHHTVEQTLAYRSIMKSDAILVTMHLSRESLQELQEKARGKKLPRRVIIPVDGLGINL; from the coding sequence ATGTACATCGTCTTCCTCGGCACGGGTGGCTCGGGGGCGCCACCAGGGAGGGCTGAGAACTGTATCCTAGTAGACAATGGTGAAGTCCGGATACTACTTGACGCGGGACCCGGCTGCGGCCAGAAGCTCCAGGAGGCCGGGTACAGTGTCTGCGAGATCGACTACGTCTACATAACGCACCTACACATCGACCACTGGAGCGGACTATTTGACATAGCAGTCTACGCTGCGGCGGAGCAGTGCAAGCCACCACGCATTGTAGCAGCATCACCGGTAGCAGGCGAGGCTCTAGGCACTCTCCTCCCTAGGCTTCCCCGCGTCTACCGCGAGTCGTGTAGCAGCCTAATCGGGGTAGAACCCAGGGGAAGGTGGAGCCCCGGCGCTACGCTGGAGATAGAGCCCGTGGAGGGCCAACACTCGATCACCAGCTATGGCGCTATAGTCTACGAGGACGGGAAGCCACTGCTCTACTACAGCGGTGACACAGCGCCAACTAAGGCTGTAGAGGAGGCTGTGAAACGGGTAGCGCTCGCAGCTGTGGAGACCACGATACCGAGCAACCTAGCCGAGGTTGCGCGAGAGTCTGGGCACCACACCGTGGAGCAAACGCTAGCCTACAGAAGCATCATGAAGAGTGATGCCATACTCGTAACAATGCATCTGTCCCGCGAAAGCCTTCAGGAGCTCCAGGAAAAGGCGAGAGGAAAGAAACTCCCCCGAAGAGTCATAATCCCCGTCGATGGACTAGGCATCAACCTATAA
- a CDS encoding ZIP family metal transporter, with protein MAPPSLLGLQQLGPVEAALAMSLLAAVATTVGGLAALPLGGRRLDPRILDAGLGFSSGVMTVASFTSLLLPAIESAGQPWTPLLGFVAGAAVIAVVHRLLPHEHVLLDRYEGPEWGRRKLRAAWLVAVAILIHNLPEGMAIGAASAYSVEKGIATGLAIALQDVPEGLAVAMPVLLATGNMLAALGLSALSGLCEVATAVPTALLGEAAATHLPVILGFGAGAMVYVVSHEALPESHRSGHEDVATLGYFLGFIVMLILDTTI; from the coding sequence TTGGCACCGCCAAGCCTGCTGGGTCTGCAGCAGCTAGGCCCCGTAGAAGCCGCGCTCGCTATGAGCCTACTCGCCGCCGTTGCAACTACTGTGGGCGGGCTCGCTGCTCTCCCCCTGGGAGGGCGGAGGCTCGACCCACGGATACTAGACGCTGGTCTCGGGTTCAGCAGCGGCGTGATGACTGTAGCTAGCTTTACGAGCCTACTCCTCCCCGCTATAGAGTCTGCTGGACAGCCGTGGACTCCTCTTCTCGGCTTCGTAGCTGGTGCTGCCGTTATCGCTGTTGTCCATCGGCTCTTACCGCACGAGCACGTACTGCTCGACCGCTACGAGGGCCCGGAGTGGGGCCGGAGGAAGCTCCGCGCAGCATGGCTTGTAGCAGTAGCGATACTCATCCATAACCTGCCAGAGGGCATGGCTATAGGCGCTGCCTCGGCGTACAGTGTCGAGAAGGGCATAGCTACCGGGCTCGCTATAGCCCTGCAAGACGTGCCCGAGGGGCTCGCAGTAGCTATGCCGGTCCTCCTCGCTACTGGGAACATGCTCGCCGCCTTGGGGCTCAGTGCTCTCAGCGGCCTCTGCGAGGTAGCCACCGCCGTACCCACGGCCCTACTCGGCGAGGCCGCAGCCACCCATTTGCCCGTGATACTGGGCTTCGGGGCCGGTGCCATGGTCTACGTGGTCAGCCACGAGGCGCTTCCAGAGAGCCACCGTAGCGGACACGAGGACGTGGCTACCCTGGGCTACTTCCTAGGATTCATAGTTATGCTGATACTGGACACCACGATCTAG
- a CDS encoding phosphoribosyltransferase family protein, with the protein MNRVDELRLRLEAVELLRLLRRWWSLRELEEITGLPRGVLAHYVSGNRVPSEGQAQLIVERVLERLPPSRLLGEKVRGQQEMLDLQELVLDPLVLRLASLWASRRYRGRVTKVLAAETAGVPLATAIALSLNADLVLARRSRENPYRDYLRGEAGEPPFNVKVFYVTAGSLERGDHVLLVDDLARSGATLEALAKIVHAAGAEPVAAMVLIALGREWRRRLAALVPEAVALLELG; encoded by the coding sequence TTGAACCGGGTCGACGAGCTGCGGCTGCGCCTCGAGGCTGTCGAACTGCTCCGGCTGCTTCGCCGCTGGTGGAGTCTCAGGGAGCTAGAGGAGATAACGGGGCTTCCACGCGGGGTCCTCGCCCACTACGTCTCTGGAAACCGTGTGCCAAGCGAAGGCCAGGCCCAGCTGATAGTCGAGCGTGTTCTCGAGAGGCTCCCGCCTAGTAGGCTTCTAGGCGAGAAGGTACGCGGCCAACAAGAGATGCTGGACCTCCAGGAGCTCGTACTGGACCCGCTTGTGCTGCGACTCGCCTCACTCTGGGCATCCAGGCGCTACCGGGGCCGCGTCACCAAGGTCCTCGCCGCCGAGACAGCTGGTGTACCCCTGGCTACGGCTATAGCACTCAGCCTCAACGCAGACCTCGTGCTCGCCCGGAGAAGCCGGGAGAATCCCTACCGGGACTACCTCCGCGGCGAGGCGGGAGAGCCCCCGTTCAACGTCAAGGTGTTCTACGTGACTGCGGGGAGCCTCGAGAGAGGCGACCACGTCCTCCTTGTAGACGATCTCGCCCGGAGTGGCGCGACCCTAGAGGCTCTCGCCAAGATAGTACATGCCGCCGGTGCTGAGCCCGTAGCCGCGATGGTGCTTATCGCTCTTGGCAGGGAGTGGCGCCGCCGCCTAGCCGCGCTGGTACCCGAGGCTGTGGCGCTACTGGAGCTAGGCTAG
- a CDS encoding toxin-antitoxin system TumE family protein, with amino-acid sequence MSYASYLEKLLERYRGIVARLERLELTVRGDIVVEKATAALVDGSKLHLRQIRRGDKVIAYSYYWLSQSGETIEGWDNAPHHPEVETYPHHRHVGGEVRPLEDPSLEAFLEHVKGTLLGEPGSTKQPAEEQQKPRRTGTTRHRGHAHT; translated from the coding sequence GTGAGCTACGCCAGCTACTTAGAAAAGCTCTTGGAGAGGTACCGGGGCATAGTAGCGAGGCTAGAGAGGCTTGAACTCACCGTAAGGGGAGACATAGTAGTGGAAAAGGCCACAGCAGCACTAGTAGACGGCTCAAAGCTCCACCTACGCCAGATCCGCCGGGGCGACAAGGTGATAGCCTACAGCTACTACTGGCTCAGCCAGAGCGGAGAAACCATAGAGGGATGGGATAACGCCCCGCACCACCCAGAGGTGGAGACCTACCCGCACCACCGGCACGTAGGAGGAGAGGTAAGACCCCTAGAAGACCCTAGCCTAGAAGCATTCCTAGAACACGTCAAGGGGACACTACTCGGAGAACCAGGCAGCACCAAGCAGCCAGCAGAGGAACAACAGAAACCCCGGAGAACGGGCACCACCCGGCACAGGGGCCACGCCCACACATGA
- a CDS encoding N-glycosylase/DNA lyase, producing the protein MPRIVEEQAARVAVAIMRAVGSYRPDAFTDPRYYPDVGSDPETVARYFLVMVAMDHRLSRPGRPYEAVVEGERFHGADLLYRLGRLMLDRDPGFYSPERLARVTVEDVKRWLCVGNVCPPDPEARTALLRDLGSKLQRLYGGSATRLLEESRGMLHTWDPAGPGLVERLRVFEAYGDPVEKKPMLLAKFLERRGLLEIRDPWNKRVPVDNHLTRIALRLGLVELEPSLQRKVEEQTDTTPWEDVLIRTAVREAWHLVARYAGVDEFILDDLLWTMGRKLCIHDRPRCTGCQGHEMCSQGECIFRNVCPTGLGLRRPLEEHRFLNTWWY; encoded by the coding sequence TTGCCGAGGATTGTCGAGGAGCAGGCGGCCCGCGTAGCGGTGGCCATAATGCGGGCTGTGGGCAGCTACAGGCCCGATGCGTTTACGGACCCGCGCTACTACCCCGACGTGGGCAGCGACCCGGAGACTGTGGCGCGGTATTTCCTCGTCATGGTGGCTATGGATCACCGTCTCTCGAGGCCTGGCCGCCCCTACGAGGCGGTGGTTGAGGGGGAGAGGTTCCACGGCGCTGATCTCCTCTACAGGCTTGGCCGACTGATGCTAGACCGCGACCCGGGCTTCTATAGCCCCGAGAGGCTAGCACGAGTGACCGTCGAGGATGTGAAGCGCTGGTTATGCGTGGGCAACGTTTGCCCGCCGGACCCCGAGGCGAGGACAGCGCTACTCCGTGACCTGGGCTCTAAGCTCCAGAGGCTCTACGGGGGCAGCGCCACCAGGCTCCTAGAGGAGAGTAGAGGGATGCTCCACACCTGGGACCCCGCAGGCCCGGGGCTAGTGGAGAGGCTAAGGGTCTTCGAGGCCTACGGTGACCCGGTGGAGAAGAAGCCGATGCTGCTCGCCAAGTTCCTGGAGAGGCGGGGGCTGCTAGAGATACGTGACCCGTGGAACAAGAGGGTCCCCGTGGACAATCATCTCACCCGTATAGCTCTCCGTCTGGGCCTAGTGGAGCTCGAGCCCAGCCTACAGAGAAAGGTCGAGGAGCAGACGGATACGACGCCCTGGGAGGACGTACTAATCCGCACAGCGGTACGGGAGGCCTGGCATCTAGTAGCCCGGTACGCAGGCGTAGACGAGTTTATCCTCGACGACCTCCTCTGGACCATGGGGAGGAAGCTCTGCATACACGACAGGCCGCGCTGCACAGGCTGCCAGGGCCACGAAATGTGTAGCCAGGGCGAGTGTATCTTCCGCAATGTGTGCCCTACAGGGCTGGGTCTGAGGAGACCATTGGAGGAGCATAGGTTCCTAAACACCTGGTGGTACTAG
- a CDS encoding type II toxin-antitoxin system VapC family toxin, which produces MVEEEKPRKVIVDTYVLLAMAFGELGEKASQLLQDVRRGRIVGLLPVTVAYEYIVHWRRGRIPVLTSLEEVVTFLTRYFRVENLDLIDWVKAAEIKHKGDSLLRDAEDPGLKRRRLSIVDSTVIVLAQKHRAPIATGDRDLAYVASKLGITIAW; this is translated from the coding sequence GTGGTGGAGGAAGAGAAGCCTAGAAAGGTCATAGTAGACACCTACGTGCTCCTAGCAATGGCTTTCGGGGAGTTGGGCGAAAAAGCGTCACAGCTACTCCAAGACGTTAGGAGAGGACGTATAGTGGGGCTGCTACCGGTGACAGTGGCTTACGAGTATATCGTCCACTGGCGTAGAGGCAGGATACCCGTCCTTACGTCGCTAGAGGAGGTCGTGACCTTCCTAACCCGGTACTTCAGGGTAGAGAACCTGGACCTAATCGACTGGGTGAAAGCGGCCGAGATAAAGCATAAGGGGGACAGTCTACTCCGTGATGCGGAGGACCCTGGTCTGAAGAGAAGGAGGCTAAGCATAGTAGACTCAACAGTGATAGTGCTAGCGCAGAAGCATAGAGCGCCTATAGCCACGGGTGATAGGGACCTAGCCTACGTGGCCTCAAAGCTGGGAATAACAATAGCATGGTAA
- a CDS encoding AbrB/MazE/SpoVT family DNA-binding domain-containing protein, whose product MGLVVRVGRKGVIVLPKAVREALHLVEGSLLEVETRDGEIVLRPLDLWERVWGCCRGSAEAAEEELDGEEEAWWRKRSLERS is encoded by the coding sequence GTGGGCCTAGTTGTCCGCGTAGGCAGGAAAGGGGTCATAGTGCTGCCTAAGGCGGTACGGGAGGCCCTACACCTCGTGGAGGGCTCTTTACTAGAAGTGGAGACCAGGGATGGAGAGATAGTGCTCCGGCCCCTAGATCTCTGGGAGCGTGTCTGGGGCTGCTGCAGAGGCTCGGCAGAAGCAGCCGAGGAGGAACTCGATGGAGAGGAGGAGGCGTGGTGGAGGAAGAGAAGCCTAGAAAGGTCATAG
- a CDS encoding SAM hydrolase/SAM-dependent halogenase family protein, translating to MAPRGRGLVVYMSDFGWRDPYVGIVKGVIESIGMGRIRVIDLTHDIAVFSVISGAYVLYTSYRYYPPGTVFLAVVDPGVGTERKPVAIETRNYYFVGPDNGLLYPAAAEDGILRVHVLDNEAVYRKPVSMSFHGRDIFSPAAALLALGVGIEALGSPMEPGELVKLSLRKQCSGTEEEIEAEVVYIDRFGNAALGLERGCLNTLCRWGEVEVVSGKRKRRARCLPVFSHAEPGELVFYMNSLGFPELAVNLGSAAEELGLQVGSRVVMRPVQAKEKP from the coding sequence TTGGCTCCGCGAGGCCGCGGGCTGGTAGTCTACATGAGTGATTTTGGGTGGCGTGATCCCTACGTGGGGATAGTCAAGGGTGTAATAGAGTCGATCGGCATGGGGAGGATAAGAGTAATTGATCTAACACACGATATTGCCGTGTTTAGCGTGATCTCGGGGGCCTACGTGCTCTATACGAGCTACCGGTACTACCCGCCCGGCACCGTGTTCCTAGCCGTGGTAGACCCGGGCGTGGGGACCGAGAGGAAGCCGGTCGCAATAGAGACTCGGAACTACTACTTCGTTGGCCCAGATAACGGGCTCCTCTACCCAGCCGCAGCTGAGGACGGGATACTCCGCGTCCACGTGCTCGACAACGAGGCCGTTTACCGGAAGCCCGTCTCCATGAGCTTCCACGGCCGCGACATCTTCTCCCCTGCTGCTGCGCTGCTAGCTCTCGGAGTCGGGATAGAGGCCCTAGGGAGCCCCATGGAGCCCGGGGAGCTGGTGAAGCTCAGCCTCCGCAAGCAATGCAGTGGGACCGAGGAGGAAATAGAGGCTGAGGTGGTCTACATAGACCGGTTCGGGAACGCAGCGCTCGGCCTGGAACGGGGCTGCCTCAACACGCTCTGCCGCTGGGGCGAGGTAGAGGTTGTATCGGGGAAGAGGAAGAGAAGAGCCCGCTGCCTACCAGTCTTCAGCCACGCTGAACCCGGCGAGCTAGTATTCTACATGAACAGCCTCGGGTTCCCGGAGCTAGCAGTAAACCTGGGCAGCGCCGCGGAGGAGCTTGGGCTCCAGGTGGGCAGCCGGGTGGTAATGCGCCCAGTCCAGGCCAAGGAGAAGCCTTAG
- a CDS encoding ATP-binding protein, with protein MDARRARRIYFPFTAIVGMEKAKTALLAAAVDPGIGGVLLVGDKGTGKTTLVRSLAQVLPEIPVVKGCPYGCNPFDPREMCDTHYEAWLRGEKPEIEWRPMRVIDLPLSISVDRLVGSIDVEAALREGRVVFKPGLLAEANRNILYIDEVNLLDDYIADIILDAAATGWNTVEREGFSVRHPARFILVGSMNPEEGELRPQLLDRFGLYVEVMASQDPEERMLIVERVEEFHRDPIGFMKRFEESEEKLRQRIIRARELLSRVEMPRSLLRLIAETVVKLGIRTHRAEITVVRTARALAALDGRERVSLDDVKRAMELALPHRLRSHPFENPEQKLQKLLQQLDQLHVEDKPEPQGSRSAEAGAQHGGEQVAASGTGGGGNSGGEPGGGAEIGGGGASSSMRPLARLGDVNAEPQASLFPMSPPSRLGGKRRSLGHGRRSYRLRPGAQGYPVDSMPPLRGLEAWDVDLYATLRAALQRGAAKPTHWDVRVRLRREKPQSLHIILLDASGSMYAENRLAAAKAIAEGLARSSYVERAWPALIAFQGSSAQTIVQPTRSYRRLIEAIDGIAVGGSTPLPAALLEAARLARLFRLKRPGARIVLHLVTDGRANVPLSDSIEDDLVALAAELRRLGVEAVIYDTKSAKSMRLLDYTGLLARLLKARVVSAG; from the coding sequence ATGGACGCTAGGCGGGCTAGGAGGATATACTTCCCGTTCACCGCTATAGTCGGGATGGAGAAGGCTAAGACGGCGCTACTAGCAGCAGCAGTAGACCCCGGTATAGGCGGCGTACTGCTAGTAGGCGATAAGGGCACGGGGAAGACCACGCTCGTCCGCAGCCTAGCCCAGGTCTTGCCGGAGATACCTGTTGTCAAGGGGTGCCCCTACGGCTGCAACCCCTTCGATCCCAGGGAGATGTGCGACACCCACTACGAGGCCTGGCTACGTGGTGAGAAGCCGGAGATAGAATGGAGGCCTATGAGGGTCATAGACCTGCCACTAAGCATAAGCGTTGATAGGCTCGTCGGGAGCATCGATGTCGAGGCCGCGCTGCGAGAGGGCCGCGTCGTCTTCAAGCCTGGGCTGCTGGCAGAGGCTAACCGGAATATACTCTACATAGACGAGGTTAACCTCCTCGACGACTACATAGCCGACATTATACTGGACGCCGCGGCCACCGGCTGGAACACCGTGGAGAGGGAAGGGTTCTCGGTCCGGCACCCAGCTCGCTTCATACTAGTCGGCAGCATGAACCCGGAAGAGGGCGAGCTAAGGCCTCAGCTCCTAGACCGTTTCGGCCTCTACGTAGAGGTCATGGCCTCCCAGGACCCGGAGGAGAGGATGCTGATAGTAGAGAGGGTCGAGGAGTTCCACCGTGACCCGATAGGCTTTATGAAGCGGTTCGAGGAGAGCGAGGAGAAGCTACGCCAGAGGATAATCCGGGCTCGCGAGCTACTGTCGAGGGTTGAGATGCCGCGGAGCCTCCTACGCCTCATAGCAGAGACCGTGGTCAAGCTCGGGATAAGAACCCATAGGGCCGAGATAACAGTCGTACGCACGGCCAGGGCTCTAGCAGCACTAGACGGCCGCGAGAGAGTATCGCTCGACGACGTCAAGAGGGCTATGGAGCTAGCGCTGCCGCATAGGCTACGTTCACACCCCTTCGAGAACCCTGAGCAAAAGCTGCAGAAGCTCCTCCAACAACTAGACCAGCTCCATGTGGAAGACAAGCCAGAGCCCCAGGGCAGTAGAAGCGCCGAGGCAGGGGCACAGCACGGCGGCGAGCAAGTGGCTGCCAGCGGCACAGGGGGAGGCGGCAATAGCGGCGGAGAGCCAGGCGGGGGCGCTGAGATAGGTGGTGGGGGAGCATCGTCCAGCATGAGGCCTCTAGCCCGGCTCGGCGACGTTAATGCCGAGCCCCAGGCCTCATTGTTCCCGATGTCTCCGCCGAGCAGACTGGGAGGCAAACGGCGAAGCCTAGGGCATGGAAGGCGCAGCTACCGGCTACGCCCCGGTGCACAAGGATACCCTGTAGACTCTATGCCGCCCCTCCGCGGGCTAGAAGCATGGGATGTAGACCTCTATGCGACTCTCCGTGCGGCACTACAGCGCGGAGCTGCAAAACCGACTCACTGGGATGTCCGGGTTAGGCTGCGGCGTGAGAAGCCTCAGAGCCTACACATAATCCTGCTAGATGCCAGTGGCAGCATGTACGCTGAGAATCGGCTCGCTGCGGCGAAGGCTATAGCCGAGGGACTAGCCCGTAGCAGCTACGTTGAGCGAGCCTGGCCAGCCCTCATAGCCTTCCAGGGCAGCAGCGCCCAGACGATAGTACAGCCTACACGCAGCTATAGAAGACTCATAGAAGCTATAGACGGCATAGCTGTAGGGGGTTCTACTCCGCTCCCCGCGGCACTACTAGAGGCGGCCAGGCTGGCTCGGCTATTCCGGCTAAAGAGGCCGGGTGCACGTATCGTGCTCCACCTGGTCACCGATGGCAGGGCCAACGTACCCCTATCGGATAGCATCGAGGACGACCTTGTGGCCCTTGCGGCAGAGCTACGCCGGCTAGGGGTAGAAGCAGTCATATACGACACGAAGAGTGCTAAGAGCATGAGGCTGCTAGACTATACGGGCCTGCTAGCAAGGCTGCTAAAAGCCCGCGTAGTCTCCGCCGGCTAG
- a CDS encoding cobaltochelatase subunit CobN — protein sequence MKPETLEAFRKALVLARLYRSSGRHEMEGLLTGLSGGYVEPGPSGSLTRGKIDVLPTGRNFYAVDPTGVPTRAAWRLGVETARQLLEEARRRLGRYPETVGEVLWSIDAYKADGEQLARILYLLGVRPVWDASGRVRGVEVIPLRELGRPRIDVTVRISGIVRDTLPNYISLIDEAVEKVVALDEPPELNYPRRHYLEFLEKLRESGATEDEARELARVRVWSAPPGAYGAGVNYAIFASAWRSEEDLARTWLQWSAHPYTRRLRGETSPAAARALVLQASRIDVVARNHMSDEHDPINCCCYFAYQGGMHVLVKTVRGRDPLNFVMDTREPLRPRLREMRDELLRVAYAKILNPRWIEAMKRHGYRGAAEAMKKIQNLYGWHATTRAVPDKVWDQITLTYLGDEDNRRWLRENNPYALEEITRRLLEAAERGLWRPSPEALRVLQRARIEVESLLEGEFSSGMAQAGEVWVYTSSDVPAWTEASRAAGEALKWIRTSLKLARKVSGTHGR from the coding sequence TTGAAGCCAGAGACTCTAGAGGCTTTCAGGAAGGCGCTTGTACTCGCAAGGCTCTATAGAAGTAGCGGCCGCCACGAAATGGAGGGGTTGCTTACTGGCCTCTCGGGCGGCTACGTCGAGCCAGGTCCCTCAGGCTCGCTGACCCGCGGCAAGATAGACGTGCTCCCGACGGGCCGGAACTTCTACGCAGTGGACCCTACTGGTGTCCCGACCCGGGCGGCCTGGAGGCTCGGAGTCGAGACTGCTAGGCAACTCCTCGAAGAGGCCCGGAGGAGGCTAGGCCGCTATCCGGAGACTGTGGGGGAGGTTCTCTGGAGTATAGACGCCTATAAGGCTGACGGTGAGCAGCTTGCCCGAATACTCTACCTGCTTGGTGTCCGGCCAGTCTGGGATGCTAGTGGCAGGGTGAGAGGCGTAGAGGTCATACCGCTCCGGGAGCTGGGGCGGCCAAGGATAGACGTGACTGTGCGTATAAGCGGTATTGTCCGTGACACACTGCCCAACTACATAAGCCTGATAGACGAGGCAGTGGAGAAGGTTGTAGCGCTGGATGAGCCTCCTGAGCTGAACTATCCGCGCCGCCACTACCTCGAGTTCCTCGAGAAGCTCCGCGAGAGTGGCGCAACAGAGGACGAGGCAAGGGAGCTAGCACGTGTACGTGTGTGGAGCGCCCCGCCGGGCGCCTATGGTGCCGGGGTGAACTACGCGATATTCGCATCTGCGTGGCGTAGCGAGGAGGACCTGGCTAGGACGTGGCTCCAGTGGAGCGCCCACCCCTATACCCGGAGGCTACGAGGAGAGACTTCGCCCGCGGCGGCTAGGGCGCTGGTTCTCCAAGCCTCTAGGATAGACGTAGTAGCTAGGAACCATATGAGCGATGAGCATGATCCCATCAATTGCTGCTGTTACTTTGCCTACCAGGGCGGTATGCACGTCCTCGTCAAGACTGTTAGGGGACGTGACCCGCTAAACTTCGTCATGGATACCCGCGAGCCCCTCCGCCCCCGGCTCCGGGAGATGCGGGACGAGCTATTGCGGGTCGCCTACGCCAAGATTCTGAACCCCCGCTGGATCGAGGCCATGAAGAGGCATGGCTATCGCGGCGCAGCCGAGGCTATGAAGAAGATACAGAACCTCTACGGGTGGCACGCGACGACCCGAGCGGTCCCGGACAAGGTATGGGACCAGATAACACTGACGTACCTGGGCGACGAGGATAACCGGAGGTGGTTGAGGGAGAACAACCCCTATGCGCTCGAGGAGATAACCCGCCGCCTCCTCGAGGCGGCCGAGAGAGGGCTATGGAGGCCCAGCCCCGAGGCCCTCAGGGTGCTCCAGAGGGCGCGGATCGAGGTCGAGTCGCTCCTGGAGGGCGAGTTCTCCTCCGGTATGGCCCAGGCCGGTGAGGTTTGGGTCTACACGAGCAGCGACGTCCCCGCCTGGACGGAGGCTAGCCGGGCAGCCGGAGAGGCACTCAAGTGGATACGCACATCACTCAAGCTAGCCCGGAAGGTGAGCGGAACGCATGGACGCTAG